From Oreochromis aureus strain Israel breed Guangdong linkage group 4, ZZ_aureus, whole genome shotgun sequence, a single genomic window includes:
- the si:ch211-194b1.1 gene encoding protein Wiz isoform X3, with product MEPEGEPLTPGTSYGPPPIDSAQNPVTPTFLNSTLESSCSPNLRDGLMSAKCSWGLTGEEGSKQSEGPQSSADQGRSAQRRFKSSAFPSSLSWDSDSEKETLDEEELQNFSNPHGLAAHSPGSPSSGLRLDSEDDQVPDKMQHFHSKTGMSTPAEGHSDNNESTKTEEPNTSQPGQTELADSKVWNVSEGAEPFLSKVKPKEGCQMEEEEVVLDNGKGEKKPKGKETKEPERDVYTFPGDSDQESPPPAPWAHCTFIQRCRKKRVLLRPFSGLGTLKRTLPETAKLARPSPQKSETVQLNRGGGVYDFEEVSFGEGGVEPIKFRDRGGIRDKEGEESGVETDKEIFTCVECSIYFKKQVHLQEHMIEHNQSGAGGVRRLGKGSRFRCIECGWNLPNRLALADHHRRHEESRLKILEEIEKLNENGKAKEFQTLDSKVLKNRSIDPTIIENTSQGSILSKVVDPDTVKSPPLSPVSTLDIDPGVLDLNAPPLNSVRTPTQTRALSAYRRRFVCTKCNFSTRTSQALANHSKTHTRKKPTLQSESSSPGSPPSLASTSLTCGHCGFLTSSESILREHRALVHPGEIDESGQHLKPSMGARIVKPNLDPEFVYESGSQHDATQGKSQQAVTASDDSRTPDGTTARPVRQVVFNRRFSTRGKTWTDLAKLDTTVDGEKLPESEEEEQDQDQKSEFKTELCREEESSSVAVRPQTRARSNMDDGSSLQSAPLPLSTKKSEKNDDKQETEKDGKVFFLRRSTRVAAAPVEIDSDDDEDIDEERVRRFLSEGVLDEDKDEIDEDTEALKSVERKCPYCPDRFHNGIGLANHVRGHLNRVGVSYNVRHFISPEEVNAIEKKFSYQKKKKKVANFDPDTFSVMHCEFCSAGFDTRAGLSSHARAHLRDFGITNWDVTISPIHILRELFSSRPDLVIPTAPPRSSGSPVEEDEDDDEDEKDLEDEGEGIVEVKLEEETSERTLSAAVSDVLPSASPQPWKKQDGAEECKGDDGEGAEEEDEEELQQLSALDGLSSSPGKTGPRGVNTDSLSPGEDADTTDNKLKCEVCEAQFETRRGLSIHARSHLRQLGITVSDGSGTSIELLRRIAKERKISSSLQEPLVAESPSPSVAPKDEDMDLDEKPIPLSLLAKAAKAVPPSSSSTPSPGASPAPAHSGSPSLVVKKAPISSLLPVSSPLRSPEHKAGGIKNLTSNLSGSAPIATAKPLWAPEENDAPLNLTLEVDPNKDIVCQLCGAWFETRKGLSSHARAHLRHFGVEYSESKGSPISLLNQLIDTDDFKHKASALQLDNHTEPRSLATTTLSSSKPSLLTLSSSSSSSLLYKVTTTGSGSTSKATSSSASSILGPPAKRLKSSSMQVFRLSSGELMALPHSEPPKEIGCEFCGEYFENRKGLSSHARSHLRQMGITEWSVNGSPIDTLREIITRRGLPCALPLKPLKTPPPSSPGPPRSPLSVSSSPSATLLSRLPFAFARPSSPQPAVSKSSSAPPTPSSGLILKLKPEPVQVEVTTPGAVGRSGGFSAESLNSSWRSSDSAFPLNLAMAHEVEPTRDIRCEFCGEYFENRKGLSSHARSHLRQMGITEWSVNGSPIDTLREVMHKRGVGGSSQSDQGVKKELSQGANSPSWESTGGASGSEGLGASGYQSSKFRKSPLSLLQSGSRLHKQGVGSVGPSATPSAGKFFRMSPLGKRPLSEEAQSAETAHSSPHQLKTFSSLPHDFSFKRKPSPDKHAHQDPSCELCGFFFENRKALASHARAHLRQFGVTEWCVNGSPIETLSAWMRSRPQKVLEMHRSYMQGNRTALKKKSSSPLTADSDHILPISSQKASSSSSSSQWSSSLAVSLVRPLSHEVSQGSSKTAEEETGTNFQGAPIRAGRSSPSLSRLGSGHPLQAQVARSELNVRLPRALLCTNLVCYLLLLLRF from the exons ACTTGATAGTGAAGATGACCAAGTACCTGATAAAATGCAGCACTTCCATAGTAAGACTGGCATGTCTACACCCGCTGAGGGGCACAGTGATAACAATGAGAGCACAAAGACAGAGGAGCCAAATACATCCCAGCCTGGCCAAACAGAAT TAGCAGACAGCAAAGTCTGGAATGTATCTGAGGGAGCTGAGCCATTCCTGTCTAAAGTAAAACCAAAGGAAGGTTGCcaaatggaggaggaggaggtggtgctGGACAACGgcaagggagaaaaaaagcccAAGGGAAAGGAAACCAAGGAGCCTGAGAGAGATGTGTACACCTTCCCCGGAGACTCGGACCAAGAGAGTCCCCCTCCTGCCCCCTGGGCTCATTGCACATTCATTCAGCGGTGCAGAAAAAAGAGGGTCTTGCTCAGGCCCTTCTCAGGACTTGGCACCTTAAAGCGTACGTTGCCTGAGACTGCCAAATTGGCAAGACCTAgtcctcaaaaatctgaaacagtaCAGCTGAATCGAGGTGGAGGGGTTTATGACTTTGAGGAGGTCAGCTTTGGAGAGGGAGGGGTGGAACCCATAAAGTTCAGAGACAGAGGTGGGATAAGAGACAAAGAAGGAGAAGAGAGTGGGGTGGAGACAGATAAAGAGATTTTCACGTGTGTGGAGTGtagcatttattttaaaaagcaggTCCACCTGCAAGAACACATGATTGAGCACAATCAGAGTGGCGCAGGGGGTGTCAGGCGGTTAGGAAAGGGCAGCCGCTTTCGGTGTATTGAGTGTGGATGGAACCTGCCAAATCGACTTGCACTTGCTGACCACCATAGAAGGCACGAAGAGTCACGACTGAAGATCCTGGAAGAAATTGagaaactgaatgaaaatgGGAAAGCAAAAGAATTTCAGACACTGGACAGCAAGGTGTTGAAAAATAGAAGCATAGACCCGACAATTATAGAAAATACCAGCCAAGGCTCAATACTAAGCAAGGTGGTAGACCCAGACACGGTCAAATCTCCACCTCTATCGCCAGTGTCAACACTGGATATAGACCCAGGAGTCCTTGACCTAAATGCACCCCCGCTAAACTCAGTTCGAACCCCAACTCAGACCCGAGCTCTCTCTGCCTACCGTCGCCGCTTTGTCTGTACCAAGTGTAACTTCAGCACAAGAACATCCCAAGCACTAGCTAATCACTCCAAGACCCACACCAGGAAAAAGCCCACTCTCCAATCAGAATCTTCTTCCCCTGGTTCACCACCCAGTTTGGCATCTACTTCCCTGACCTGTGGTCACTGTGGCTTCCTGACCTCAAGTGAATCCATACTGAGGGAACACCGGGCACTCGTTCATCCAGGAGAGATCGACGAGTCTGGACAGCATTTAAAGCCTAGTATGGGAGCAAGAATTGTAAAACCCAACCTAGACCCCGAGTTCGTCTATGAGTCCGGATCTCAGCATGATGCAACTCAAGGCAAAAGCCAGCAAGCAGTTACTGCTTCTGATGACAGCAGAACACCAGACGGCACCACAGCTCGGCCTGTGAGACAGGTGGTCTTCAACAGGAGATTCAGCACAAGAGGCAAGACTTGGACTGATCTGGCCAAGCTTGACACCACTGTGGATGGTGAAAAGCTGCCTGAGAGTGAAGAGGAAGAGCAGGACCAAGATCAGAAGTCAGAGTTTAAGACAGAGCTGTGTCGGGAAGAGGAAAGCTCATCAGTGGCAGTCAGGCCTCAGACCAGAGCACGATCCAACATGG ATGATGGCTCATCGCTGCAGAGTGCTCCATTACCGCTCTCCACCAAGAAGAGCGAAAAGAACGATGACAAGCAGGAAACGGAAAAAGACGGGAAGGTTTTCTTTCTGAGGAGGAGCACCAGGGTCGCTGCCGCTCCTGTAGAAATTGACAGCGACGACGACGAAGACATTGACGAGGAACGTGTGCGACGTTTCCTGTCAGAGGGCGTCCTGGATGAAGACAAAGACGAGATTGATGAGGACACAGAGGCGCTGAAGAGCGTGGAGAGGAAATGCCCCTACTGCCCCGATCGATTTCATAATGGAATTGGGCTTGCCAATCACGTGAGAGGCCACCTGAACCGTGTGGGCGTCAGCTACAACGTGCGTCACTTCATATCCCCGGAGGAAGTCAACGCGATTGAGAAGAAGTTTTCTtatcagaagaagaaaaaaaaag TTGCCAACTTTGACCCGGACACTTTCAGTGTGATGCACTGTGAGTTCTGTAGTGCTGGCTTCGATACCCGGGCTGGCCTGTCGAGCCACGCTCGGGCCCACCTCCGTGACTTCGGCATCACTAACTGGGATGTTACCATCTCCCCGATCCACATCTTGAGGGAGCTGTTCTCCAGCAGGCCCGACCTCGTAATCCCCACGGCTCCCCCTCGGAGTTCTGGCTCTCCAGTGGAGGAGGACGAGGACGATGATGAAGACGAGAAAGACCTAGAGGATGAAGGGGAGGGAATTGTTGAAGTaaagctggaggaggagacAAGCGAAAGGACcctgagtgctgctgtttctgATGTGCTGCCTTCAGCATCTCCGCAACCCTGGAAGAAGCAGGACGGAGCAGAAGAGTGTAAAG GCGATGACGGGGAGGGAGCGgaggaagaagatgaggaggagctgcagcagctttcAGCCCTGGACGGTTTGAGCTCAAGCCCTGGGAAAACGGGGCCGCGCGGTGTGAACACGGACAGCCTCTCTCCTGGGGAGGATGCAGACACCACGG ACAACAAATTGAAGTGTGAGGTGTGCGAAGCTCAGTTTGAGACCAGGCGCGGCCTCTCCATCCACGCCCGCTCTCACTTGCGCCAGCTGGGCATCACCGTTTCAGACGGCAGCGGGACCTCCATCGAGCTCCTTCGCCGGATTGCCAAGGAGCGCAAAATAAGCTCGTCTCTTCAGGAGCCGCTCGTAGCCGAGAGCCCCTCCCCGTCCGTTGCCCCAAAAGATGAGGACATGGACTTAGACGAGAAACCCATCCCTCTGTCCCTCTTGGCCAAAGCAGCAAAAGCAGTGCCGCCCTCGTCCTCCTCTACACCTTCTCCGGGCGCCTCTCCAGCTCCGGCTCACTCCGGCTCCCCTTCCTTGGTAGTGAAGAAAGCCCCCATTTCCTCTCTACTACCTGTGTCTTCCCCCTTGCGCTCTCCTGAGCACAAGGCAGGGGGCATAAAAAACCTGACCTCTAACCTATCCGGCTCAGCACCCATTGCAACAGCCAAACCCCTCTGGGCGCCCGAGGAGAATGATGCTCCTCTTAACCTCA CACTGGAGGTTGACCCCAACAAAGACATTGTTTGTCAGCTGTGCGGCGCCTGGTTTGAAACCCGGAAAGGCTTATCCAGCCACGCTCGAGCCCACCTGCGGCACTTTGGGGTGGAGTACTCAGAATCCAAGGGGTCTCCCATCAGCCTCCTGAACCAGCTCATCGACACGGATGACTTTAAGCACAAAGCCAGTGCATTGCAGCTCGACAACCACACAGAGCCACGGAGCCTCGCCACCACTACGCTCTCCTCCTCAAAGCCATCCTTGCTGacactctcctcctcttcctcttcatcactCCTCTACAAGGTGACCACGACCGGGAGTGGATCAACATCCAAAGCTACCTCTTCCTCTGCCTCATCTATACTTGGCCCACCTGCCAAGCGTCTCAAGTCCTCTTCCATGCAGGTCTTCCGCCTCAGTAGTGGGGAACTCATGGCCCTTCCACACA GTGAACCTCCAAAGGAGATAGGCTGTGAATTCTGTGGGGAATATTTTGAGAATCGCAAAGGGCTGTCTAGCCACGCTCGCTCTCACCTGCGTCAGATGGGCATTACCGAGTGGTCCGTCAACGGCTCTCCGATCGACACCCTGAGGGAGATCATCACGAGACGGGGCCTGCCTTGCGCCCTCCCGCTAAAACCTCTCAAAACCCCACCGCCATCTTCTCCAGGACCGCCCCGTTCCCCCCTTTCAGTGTCCTCTTCTCCTTCAGCTACTCTCCTCAGTCGTCTGCCCTTCGCCTTCGCCCGCCCCTCCAGTCCTCAGCCCGCCGTGTCCAAGTCGAGCTCGGCTCCACCGACGCCTTCTAGCGGTCTGATTCTCAAGCTGAAGCCTGAGCCGGTGCAGGTAGAGGTCACCACGCCTGGAGCTGTGGGGAGATCTGGAGGGTTTTCAGCTGAGTCTCTCAACTCTAGCTGGAGGAGCTCTGACAGTGCGTTTCCTCTCAACTTAG CCATGGCCCATGAGGTGGAGCCTACGAGGGATATCCGCTGCGAGTTCTGCGGGGAATATTTTGAGAATCGCAAAGGCCTTTCTAGCCACGCCCGCTCCCACCTGCGACAGATGGGCATCACAGAGTGGTCCGTCAATGGTTCGCCCATCGACACCCTGAGGGAGGTTATGCACAAGAGAGGGGTGGGTGGCTCCTCGCAGTCAGACCAAGGAGTGAAGAAAGAGTTGAGCCAAGGAGCAAACAGTCCCTCGTGGGAGAGCACAGGGGGCGCCAGCGGCTCCGAGGGTTTGGGCGCTTCGGGTTACCAGTCCTCCAAATTCCGTAAATCTCCTCTCAGCTTGCTGCAGTCAGGGTCAAGGCTCCATAAGCAGGGTGTGGGGTCTGTGGGCCCATCTGCTACCCCATCTGCAGGGAAGTTTTTCAGGATGTCCCCACTGGGGAAAAGGCCTCTGTCTGAGGAGGCCCAGTCAGCGGAGACTGCGCACTCATCTCCACATCAGCTTAAGACTTTCTCATCCCTTCCACATGATTTCTCCTTCAAAAGAAAACCTTCCCCAGACAAGCATGCACACCAGG ATCCCAGTTGTGAGCTGTGCGGCTTCTTCTTTGAGAACCGTAAGGCTTTAGCCAGCCACGCGCGAGCCCACCTGAGGCAGTTTGGCGTGACCGAGTGGTGTGTAAATGGATCACCTATCGAGACGCTTAGCGCTTGGATGCGCAGCAGGCCGCAAAAGGTGTTGGAGATGCACCGCAGCTACATGCAGGGTAACCGCACCGCCCTCAAGAAG AAGAGCAGCTCACCGCTCACTGCGGATTCTGATCATATCCTCCCCATCTCATCGCAGAaggcttcctcttcctcctcctcctctcagtgGTCTTCTTCTTTGGCTGTCAGCCTGGTGCGTCCACTGAGCCATGAGGTCAGCCAGGGCTCTTCCAAGACTGCAGAGGAAGAAACTGGTACCAACTTCCAGGGTGCTCCCATCAGGGCTGGTCGCAGCAGTCCCAGTCTCTCGCGGCTCGGCAGCGGCCACCCGCTTCAAGCACAGGTGGCGCGCAGTGAGCTCAATGTCCGCCTGCCTAGAG CTCTACTTTGCACCAACCTCGTTTGTtacctcctcctcttgctcagGTTTTGA